GGATCCATCCCACCGAGAACGTAATCCACAACGGCGACGCCTTCCGGCGGGCGACCTATACCGACCCGCACCCGCACGAAATCACGCCCGACATTGTTTGTAATAGAACGCAAGCCGTTGTGGCCGCCGTGTCCCCCGCCGACCTTCACCCGAACGTCCCCTGCCGGAATGTCGAGTTCATCGTGGATGACTATAAGGTTTTCGGACTTCTGACCGGCGACCGCCGACCCGGAGAGGTTCATCATCGTCTGCGGCTTCATGATAGTGAGGTTCTTCAGGTCGAAACCTACTTCGGCAACCTCGGACTTTTTCTTTGTCCGCCACGAACCGCCGTACCTGCGAGCGAGTTCGTCGGCCACTAAAAAACCGATGTTGTGGCGAGTTCGCTCGTAGCGACGACCGGGGTTTCCGAGGCCCACGACCACGGGGAGGCTCCGCGACATAGCCTGCGTCACGGAAGGCTCCCCGGTTGTTTTTTCGCTCTCCGGCTTCGATCTCGCCGGGAGGTTCAGCTTTCGCATCTCGCGCAACTTGCCGCGAGCCGAACGAAACAGACGGGAAATTACTGCTGCTCCCCGGGGCCTTCGTTCGAGTCGCCGGAGCCTGCGTCGCCATCCTCCTCGGCGGCCTCGGCTTCTTCGCGCTCGGCGGTCTCCTCGTCCGATTCCTCCTCGACGACGCCCGCAGCCTCGAGTTCCTCGTCGGTAATGATGTCCGGGGGGGTAACGGTCGCAACGACCTCTTCCGGGTCGGAGACGAGCGTAACTCCCTCGGGCATCGTGACGTCGGCGAGCGTCATGTTCTCGTTCATCCCGAGGCTTGATACGTCTACCTCGATCTCCTGCGGGATATCGCCCGGCAGGGACTCGGCCTGGATCTCGTAGGCGACCTGGGCAAGAACGCCGCCCTCCTCGGTACCGGGGGCCTCCCCGACAAGGGTGAGCGGGACCGTGATCTCGATAACCTCGCGCATGTTCACCGGGGCGAAGTCCACGTGGATAAGCCGGTCGTTGACCGGGTTGCGCTGTACGTCCACGACGCGGGCGGTCTGCTTGCCCTCGCCGAAGTCAAGGTCGTAGAGGGCGTTGTCGCCGTAGTGGGTCAGGGTGTAGTCGAGAAGCTTGTTCGGCACCGCAAGCGAAGTGTTCCCGCCGTCGGCGTAGAGCACCGCCGGGGTCTGACCGCTCTTCCGCAGCCTGCGGGAGTCGTTCTTTCCCTTGCTTTCCCGTTCCCTTGCCTGCAACTGTACGTTATCCGCCATCTGTCTCACTTCTCCCGCGTTCTCTTGAACCTCGATACGAGCTTATTCCAAACCCGCTTAATTTACTAGAAATCCCGCTTATAACAACTGTATTGCGAGCGGTGGCGCAGCCGACTAGAACAACTGGTTCTCGCCCATAAAGACCTCGCTCACCGATTCGTCCGTAAAGACGTTCTTGATGGTGCTGGCGAGGATCGGGGCGATGCCAAGGGTTTGTATCTTTCCCTTCGGCTCGTCGTCGCGCAGGGGCAGCGTGTCCGCCACGACAACCTCCCGGATGGCGGAATCCTCTATTCTCCGGTACGCCCTGCCGCTGAAAACGGCGTGCGTCGCGGCCGCGTAGACCTCGGTGACGCCCTCGTCAATGAGACGTTCGGCGGCCCCGCAGAGCGTACCGCCGCCGTCTATGATGTCGTCTATCATGATCGCACGCTTGCCCCCCACGTCCCCGATAACGTGGGTTACCTCCGACTTTCCCGGCTCGCGGCGCATCTTGTTCACGATGGCCCAGGGAAGCCCGAGGTGATCCGCGAGCCGCTTGGCGACCTTCACCTCGCCAGTATCCGGCGCGACCACCACAGCATCGTCGGCGTTTCTGAAGCCCCGCTCCCCGAAGTAGTCCACGAAGGCGTGCATCGCCGTCAGGTGGTTTACCGGGACGGAGAAAAAGCCCTCTATCTGCCCGACGTGCAGGTCCATCGTCATCACCCGGTCGGCCCCGGCGACCTCCAGCATGTTCGCGACGAGCTTCGCCGTTATCGGCTCGCGCGGCTTTGTCTTTCTGTCCTGCCTGGAGTAGGCGTACCAGGGTATGACGACGATGATCGTCTCCGCCGAAGCGCGCCTCGCCGCGTCGATCATGATAAGGAGTTCCATCAGGTTCTTGTTTACCGGCTGGCACAGGCTCTGCACGATAAACACGTCCGAGCCGCGCACGCTCTCGCCGTAGCGGGCGTACATCTCGCCGTTGGCGAACTCCGTCAGCTCCACCTCGCCGAGTTCGAGGTCGAGGCGGTCGGCGATGCGCTGCGAAAGCTCCGGGTATCCGCTCCCGGAGAACAGCATCAGCCGTTTCTCGGGGTTGTGGGCTATATGACCGTTATGCATCTTCCCTCCGGATTTTCGCGAGACTCCATCAAGCCACCGGGTATCCTACCGATTCTTTCCGCGCTTTGCGTTTGTTTAACCTTTTTTATCGGATGGCTTCTTTCTACCCGGGGCGTCTCGAATAACACGAGCCGGCGCGCCGACGGCGAGTTTTCCGGCGGGGATGTCCTTGTTGATGGTGCTCCCGGCCCCGAGGTACGCCCCCTCACCGACCTTCACCGGGGCGATGAGGTTGGTGTTGATCCCGGTAAAGACACCGTCCCCTATCTCGGTCCGGTTCTTGTTCACGCCGTCGTAGTTGGCCGTGATGGTCCCGGCCCCGAGGTTGACCCCGGCGCCCATCTGCGTGTCCCCGACGTACGAAAGGTGCGGGACCTTCGAACCCTCTCCGATGTGTGTGTTCTTGACCTCGCAGTACGCCCCGACCTTCGACTTCCGACCCAGCACCGTCCCCGGCCTGAGGTAAGCGTACGGCCCGACGCTCGCCTTTCTGCCGACGTGCGCCCCGCGTCCGACCGAATGCTCCACGAGCGCGCCGTCCTCGACCGTCGTGTCCATCAGGTCCGAAGAAGGCCCGATCACGCAGTCCGAGCCGATCTTCGTCGCGCCGCGCAGAAAGGTCCCCGGAAGTATCACGGTGTCGCGTCCGATCTCGACCGTCGCCTCGATGTGCGTGGAGACGGGGTCCCGGACGGTGACGCCCTCCTGCATGTGCGCGTCGAGGATTCTCCGGCGCAGGGTCTCTTCGGCCCGGGCAAGCTGCGCCCGGTCGTTGACGAGGTTCGCCTCGGTGAGGTCTTCGAGGTGATAGGTGACGGCGCGGCTTTTCTTGCCGATGATCTCCAGAGCGTCCGTCAGGTACAGTTCGCCCTGCGAGTTGTTTGATTCGAGCCGCCCGAGTGCATCCCGGATCTCGGCCAGCCCGAAGGCGTACAGCCCGAGGTTGACGAGCTTGTTCCCGCGCTCCTCGTCGCTTGCGTCACGCTCCTCGACTATCCGCACCACCCCGGCGTCCTCCGTAACCCGCCCGAGCCCCGCCGGGTCATCCATCCCGGCGACCAGCACCGTCGCCCCGACATCGGCGTTGCGGTGCCGCTCTACAAGCCCGGCGAGCGTGGCGGCGGAAATAAGAGGTCCGTCCCCGTTTACGACCAGAAGCGTCCCCTCGGTCTGCTTCACCGCCTCCAGCGCGACCTTTACGGCGTGCCCGGTGCCGAGCTGTTCTCTCTGGAGAACGCTCTCGGCCTCCTCCGGCAGAACGGAGCGCACCTCATCGGCCTGATGCCCGACAACGACGTTCAGGCTCTCGGGCGAGAGGGGCCGGATCGCACCTATCACGTAGTTCACCATCGGCACACCGCACAGGGTGTGCAGGACCTTTGCCCGGTTTGATTTCATCCGGGTCCCCTTGCCGGCCGCAAGCACGATGGCTACCAGGGGGTTGTTTTCAGGCTCGTTCATGGACATGCGCGTCTCCTTGAGTCAGCCCGCAGGATTCGTGAAAGTTCTGAAAGCGCGGGAGAACGACCCTCCGGACTTCTCCCCCGAGCTGGGGCGGCAGGATTCGAACCTGCGATCCCGGGACCAAAACCCGGCGCCTTGCCGCTTGGCCACGCCCCAGAGTCCTGCGACGCGGATTATATATCTTACCGCCCCCGGATGATCTCGACCCCGAACCCGACCGGCCTGTAGACCCCGACCGCGACCCCGGTGAGGGGCTCGGACGCGAGCGCGACCCGCGCGGACTGCTCGTCCCAGAAGATCCCGTACACAACCGTTCCGCTCCCGCTCATCGCCGTCCCTATGGCCCCCGAGGCCAGCAGGACCCGCTCGTACTCGGCAAGCTCGGGGACTATCCTCGCCGTAAGCGGTGCGAGGTCGTTGCCGATGGAGCTCGCAAGCCGCGTCAGGCTCCCGGCCAGAAGCGCGGCCATCACCGGCCCGGAGTTTCCTTTGCTCTCTACGGTGTTGCTGTCGTATGCCCGGTAGACCTCCGCCGTCGAAGCCGAGGCTTCCGGCTTGACAAGTGCGATGTAGTGTTCGGGCGGGGGCGGCAGCGCCGAGAGCTTCTCCCCCACCCCCTCACCGAGCGCGGTCCCGCCCGAGATGCAGAACGGTACGTCAGCCCCCACCCCGACCGCGACCTCACGCAGTTCGTCTTCGGAGAGACCGAGAGAGAACAACTCGTTGGCCCCGACAAGAAAAGCCGCCGCGTCCGCCGAACCACCCCCGACCCCGGCCCCGGCCGGGATGCGCTTGGTAAGCTCCACCGCGACCGACAACTCCCGCCCGACCCGACCGGAGAGCAACCGCCATGCCCGGTGGATGGTGTTCTCGTCCGACGGCCCGACGTCCGCCCCCGGCGGCTCGACCTTCAGGCTGAAACCGGATCCCGCTTTCGTGAGGCTCAGGTCGTCGTGCAGCGAAATGCTCTGAAACACGGAACGCAGCTCGTGGTAACCGTCGTCTCTGACGCCCGTTATCTCAAGCGTGTAGTTCACCTTCGCGTGCGCCCGCAACAGTACGACACCCGGATTGTCCCGAACATCCATCCCCGTCTCACCCCCGACCTCTGTGC
This sequence is a window from Rubrobacter indicoceani. Protein-coding genes within it:
- the glmU gene encoding bifunctional UDP-N-acetylglucosamine diphosphorylase/glucosamine-1-phosphate N-acetyltransferase GlmU, which encodes MNEPENNPLVAIVLAAGKGTRMKSNRAKVLHTLCGVPMVNYVIGAIRPLSPESLNVVVGHQADEVRSVLPEEAESVLQREQLGTGHAVKVALEAVKQTEGTLLVVNGDGPLISAATLAGLVERHRNADVGATVLVAGMDDPAGLGRVTEDAGVVRIVEERDASDEERGNKLVNLGLYAFGLAEIRDALGRLESNNSQGELYLTDALEIIGKKSRAVTYHLEDLTEANLVNDRAQLARAEETLRRRILDAHMQEGVTVRDPVSTHIEATVEIGRDTVILPGTFLRGATKIGSDCVIGPSSDLMDTTVEDGALVEHSVGRGAHVGRKASVGPYAYLRPGTVLGRKSKVGAYCEVKNTHIGEGSKVPHLSYVGDTQMGAGVNLGAGTITANYDGVNKNRTEIGDGVFTGINTNLIAPVKVGEGAYLGAGSTINKDIPAGKLAVGAPARVIRDAPGRKKPSDKKG
- the rsmA gene encoding 16S rRNA (adenine(1518)-N(6)/adenine(1519)-N(6))-dimethyltransferase RsmA, coding for MTPTGPPPAGNPKKRFGQHFLKDPNTARIVCRGVTGDDVVLEVGPGRGFLTGFLLEQAGYVHAVEIDDDVLPYLKDATAGAGNLAVHRADALRFDHRNLAPTPNKLIANLPYNIASPLVLRLLEEAPDLGEMRFMVQLEVAKRMAAGRGTKDYGSYAVLIQLLAVSGVVHKVPPTVFDPPPRVYSAVVELKRRESSLVLEEYAEVKRLVLAAFATRRKRLVKNLEAWGRSVVAAVLREIGYGENVRAEELAPEDFVRLYRGILQGRESTEVGGETGMDVRDNPGVVLLRAHAKVNYTLEITGVRDDGYHELRSVFQSISLHDDLSLTKAGSGFSLKVEPPGADVGPSDENTIHRAWRLLSGRVGRELSVAVELTKRIPAGAGVGGGSADAAAFLVGANELFSLGLSEDELREVAVGVGADVPFCISGGTALGEGVGEKLSALPPPPEHYIALVKPEASASTAEVYRAYDSNTVESKGNSGPVMAALLAGSLTRLASSIGNDLAPLTARIVPELAEYERVLLASGAIGTAMSGSGTVVYGIFWDEQSARVALASEPLTGVAVGVYRPVGFGVEIIRGR
- a CDS encoding 50S ribosomal protein L25, giving the protein MADNVQLQARERESKGKNDSRRLRKSGQTPAVLYADGGNTSLAVPNKLLDYTLTHYGDNALYDLDFGEGKQTARVVDVQRNPVNDRLIHVDFAPVNMREVIEITVPLTLVGEAPGTEEGGVLAQVAYEIQAESLPGDIPQEIEVDVSSLGMNENMTLADVTMPEGVTLVSDPEEVVATVTPPDIITDEELEAAGVVEEESDEETAEREEAEAAEEDGDAGSGDSNEGPGEQQ
- the pth gene encoding aminoacyl-tRNA hydrolase: MTQAMSRSLPVVVGLGNPGRRYERTRHNIGFLVADELARRYGGSWRTKKKSEVAEVGFDLKNLTIMKPQTMMNLSGSAVAGQKSENLIVIHDELDIPAGDVRVKVGGGHGGHNGLRSITNNVGRDFVRVRVGIGRPPEGVAVVDYVLGGMDPAVKNAVPDAADAVEKILTDGPERAMDVFNQRR
- a CDS encoding ribose-phosphate diphosphokinase is translated as MHNGHIAHNPEKRLMLFSGSGYPELSQRIADRLDLELGEVELTEFANGEMYARYGESVRGSDVFIVQSLCQPVNKNLMELLIMIDAARRASAETIIVVIPWYAYSRQDRKTKPREPITAKLVANMLEVAGADRVMTMDLHVGQIEGFFSVPVNHLTAMHAFVDYFGERGFRNADDAVVVAPDTGEVKVAKRLADHLGLPWAIVNKMRREPGKSEVTHVIGDVGGKRAIMIDDIIDGGGTLCGAAERLIDEGVTEVYAAATHAVFSGRAYRRIEDSAIREVVVADTLPLRDDEPKGKIQTLGIAPILASTIKNVFTDESVSEVFMGENQLF